A single genomic interval of Zobellia nedashkovskayae harbors:
- a CDS encoding 3-keto-disaccharide hydrolase, translated as MRNYKAFLVTLLILSFLLISCNEKQELFKEGSSDWYSYGEAKWYFSNKELISTIKNREGYLLTKQVYEDFVLEIEFKPDSTINTGVFIRCKNNDLNPTNCYEVNIWDLHPDKGNSTGSIVTRVAPLEFVETINKWNTLKVRAKKNKIQVWINNRLTVDMVDDNLPEGHIGLQSKGTGEIRFRNSTIKILK; from the coding sequence ATGAGAAATTATAAAGCTTTTCTAGTCACACTTCTGATTTTATCTTTTTTGTTGATTTCATGCAACGAAAAACAAGAATTATTTAAAGAGGGCTCTAGTGATTGGTATTCCTATGGAGAAGCCAAATGGTATTTCTCTAATAAAGAGTTGATAAGTACAATTAAAAATAGGGAAGGCTATTTATTAACTAAACAAGTATATGAAGATTTTGTGTTAGAAATAGAATTTAAGCCTGATAGCACCATAAATACAGGCGTTTTTATTCGATGTAAGAATAATGATTTAAATCCTACCAATTGTTACGAAGTAAATATTTGGGATTTACATCCGGATAAAGGCAATAGCACAGGGTCTATCGTAACCCGTGTAGCACCATTAGAATTTGTTGAAACTATTAACAAATGGAACACATTAAAAGTAAGGGCTAAGAAGAACAAAATACAGGTCTGGATAAACAACCGGTTAACTGTAGATATGGTAGACGATAATCTTCCAGAAGGTCATATCGGACTTCAGTCTAAAGGAACAGGGGAAATTAGGTTTCGAAATTCTACAATTAAAATCTTAAAGTAG
- a CDS encoding Lcl domain-containing protein, with amino-acid sequence MNLPKNIFTIYTSQDKDVLQYFLLHLQSVKNNFNIAIWSDDSIDDIELWKSANVSRLDETHVFPILLSNTFMNSEFVKSDEFRMVIERYKADKAVIVPIILDDCSWDVNFTFDHCIFNFNELQVFHKNENPISNGSPTDIVFTQVSYYIMGLLNSFTKKSAIEKPVSTEEQKESSLATEGQIAFDFFEESVTESKDENGIKNRKEAEAKKQVEEENKLLEETEVQEQIIKERWLKQKAENQRIIEKEAEAKRAVVQEEIREREFIKARIAIGQKRQEQVTESLREPAWEQGFGETVTTQRITNRKNSLAKYNYRFNNKNTIEARSIVPERKRVIEEPKIQLVVEEKISEKIIYPVRETQREKELEETVAVEQTATRKTDLGKYNYLFDNKKEVEVLKVEIEKSDKEEIKSQVAVEKEKRRTMLKVLEETEWKKRLGERVASLKAVAKESISKCKHLLDRKIEAWDKKVVPDESSGREKLKGKQRPTVLKSLGETQWKKKFGERVTSLKTSAKESLSKYRQLLNKKLEAKSKRVVSEEKLDSKESKSQRAVEKKKWTELPKTLSEVKWDLKLHKRTAALKEVVKKYFNIVQGSLIKNIAAINNLYKEAKKNISADKKTRVRSGLLITALAIFGVVTYVFIGDTEKQSFTPSEIEKVEVVSDDVSVNTENAHEISAGAKLELNVGDMYNGGIIFTIDPSNETGKIAYMEDKGPMNWKNAMNIHEQLGEGWRLPELDELRSLYKTIGQGADNKGKFVKELYWSATPFDQHQARLVKFSDGNASYHYNSSGTHRKFRVRAIKDFKR; translated from the coding sequence ATGAATTTACCAAAAAACATCTTTACAATTTATACCAGCCAAGATAAAGATGTGCTACAGTATTTCTTACTTCATTTACAATCCGTAAAAAATAACTTCAATATTGCTATTTGGAGTGATGATTCCATTGATGACATAGAGCTATGGAAATCAGCAAATGTATCTCGATTAGACGAAACACATGTATTCCCGATTTTATTGAGCAATACTTTTATGAATTCTGAATTTGTCAAAAGCGATGAATTTAGAATGGTGATAGAGCGATATAAAGCGGATAAGGCTGTAATAGTTCCTATAATTCTCGATGACTGCTCTTGGGACGTCAATTTTACTTTTGACCATTGTATTTTTAATTTTAACGAACTACAGGTCTTTCACAAAAATGAAAATCCAATAAGTAACGGGAGTCCAACGGACATAGTTTTTACACAAGTTTCCTATTACATTATGGGTTTGCTCAATTCATTTACAAAAAAGAGTGCTATAGAAAAGCCTGTTAGTACCGAGGAACAGAAGGAGTCAAGTTTAGCAACTGAAGGGCAAATTGCATTTGATTTTTTCGAAGAAAGTGTTACTGAGAGTAAAGACGAGAATGGGATAAAAAACAGGAAAGAAGCAGAGGCAAAAAAGCAGGTTGAAGAAGAGAATAAACTTCTTGAGGAGACAGAGGTTCAAGAGCAGATTATAAAGGAGAGATGGTTAAAGCAGAAAGCGGAGAACCAAAGAATTATTGAGAAAGAGGCCGAGGCTAAGAGAGCAGTAGTTCAAGAAGAAATCCGCGAAAGAGAATTTATAAAGGCACGTATAGCAATAGGGCAGAAAAGACAGGAGCAAGTAACCGAATCATTAAGAGAGCCGGCTTGGGAACAAGGATTTGGCGAAACTGTTACGACCCAAAGAATAACTAATAGAAAGAACAGTCTTGCAAAATACAACTATCGATTCAATAACAAGAATACGATTGAGGCCCGAAGTATAGTTCCAGAAAGAAAGCGGGTTATTGAAGAACCAAAAATTCAGCTAGTAGTAGAGGAGAAAATTAGCGAGAAAATAATATATCCCGTTAGAGAAACGCAACGGGAAAAAGAACTAGAGGAAACAGTAGCAGTAGAGCAAACAGCCACAAGAAAAACTGATCTTGGAAAATATAATTATCTCTTTGATAATAAAAAAGAGGTAGAGGTTTTAAAAGTTGAAATAGAAAAGTCTGACAAAGAAGAAATAAAGAGCCAAGTAGCGGTAGAGAAGGAAAAACGCCGTACAATGCTCAAAGTCTTAGAAGAAACGGAATGGAAAAAGAGACTCGGTGAAAGGGTTGCATCATTGAAAGCAGTTGCAAAAGAAAGTATTTCAAAATGTAAGCATCTGTTAGATAGAAAAATAGAAGCATGGGACAAAAAAGTTGTTCCAGATGAAAGCTCGGGCAGAGAAAAACTAAAGGGCAAACAACGGCCTACGGTGCTTAAATCCTTAGGAGAAACGCAATGGAAAAAGAAATTTGGCGAAAGAGTTACATCGTTGAAAACATCTGCAAAAGAAAGCCTATCAAAATATAGGCAACTACTAAATAAAAAGTTAGAAGCAAAATCCAAAAGAGTTGTTTCCGAAGAAAAATTGGACAGTAAAGAATCAAAAAGCCAAAGGGCGGTAGAGAAGAAAAAATGGACTGAACTACCAAAAACCTTGTCAGAGGTTAAATGGGATTTAAAACTTCATAAAAGGACTGCTGCCCTTAAAGAAGTTGTTAAAAAGTATTTTAACATTGTACAGGGTTCTCTGATTAAAAATATTGCCGCAATTAATAATTTATATAAAGAAGCTAAAAAGAACATAAGTGCAGACAAAAAAACAAGAGTTCGTTCTGGGCTATTGATAACAGCCCTTGCTATTTTTGGAGTAGTAACCTACGTATTTATAGGGGATACTGAAAAACAATCGTTTACACCATCAGAAATTGAGAAAGTAGAAGTGGTTTCCGATGATGTTAGTGTCAATACGGAAAATGCTCATGAGATTAGTGCAGGAGCTAAATTGGAACTAAATGTTGGCGATATGTACAATGGCGGTATAATTTTTACCATTGACCCATCTAATGAAACGGGTAAAATCGCTTATATGGAGGACAAAGGTCCAATGAACTGGAAAAACGCTATGAATATTCACGAGCAATTAGGTGAAGGATGGCGATTACCTGAACTAGATGAATTACGGAGCCTTTATAAAACTATTGGGCAGGGTGCGGATAACAAGGGTAAATTCGTAAAAGAGTTGTATTGGAGTGCCACACCTTTTGATCAGCATCAAGCGCGTCTTGTAAAATTTAGCGATGGTAATGCCTCATATCATTATAATAGTTCTGGAACTCATCGAAAATTTCGAGTTCGAGCCATTAAAGATTTTAAGAGATAG
- the mnmE gene encoding tRNA uridine-5-carboxymethylaminomethyl(34) synthesis GTPase MnmE: MVPNDNIIALATPSGAGAIAVIRISGETAIDTAANFFKSSYGKDLRKKKSHTISLGHIIEDNKILDEVLVSVFKGPNSYTGENVVEISCHGSPYIQQQVIQLFLRNGCRTADAGEFTLRAFLNGKMDLSQAEAVADLIASDNAASHQIAIQQMRGGFSNEIKNLRAELLNFASLIELELDFSEEDVEFADRTQFNDLLTRIQKVLKSLIDSFAVGNVIKNGIPVAIVGEPNVGKSTLLNTFLNEERALVSDIAGTTRDTIEDEIAIGGISFRFIDTAGIRETKDVVEGMGIKRTFEKIEQSQVILLLVDGSKILEDSEKLKNITIDFEKIKNKNPLKPLLLLVNKADTLCDADKEVIAQHLDAVNYLSAKTGEGVEELKNSLLEFVNTGALRNNETIVTNSRHYDSLLKALEEIEKVQFGMEEDLSSDLMAIDVREALYHLGEITGQVTNDELLGNIFANFCIGK, from the coding sequence ATGGTTCCTAACGATAATATTATAGCATTGGCAACCCCTTCAGGTGCTGGTGCAATTGCAGTCATCCGTATTTCAGGAGAAACCGCAATAGATACCGCAGCCAATTTTTTTAAATCTTCCTACGGGAAAGATTTGAGAAAAAAGAAGAGCCATACCATTAGTTTAGGGCATATTATAGAAGACAATAAGATATTAGATGAAGTTTTGGTCTCCGTTTTTAAGGGACCAAATTCCTATACCGGCGAGAATGTTGTTGAAATATCCTGCCATGGGTCGCCTTACATTCAGCAACAGGTCATTCAGTTGTTCCTCAGGAACGGATGTAGAACTGCAGATGCAGGAGAGTTCACTTTAAGAGCCTTTTTAAATGGTAAAATGGACCTGAGCCAAGCGGAGGCTGTTGCTGACCTTATTGCCAGTGACAATGCCGCTAGCCACCAGATTGCCATACAACAGATGCGTGGCGGATTTAGCAACGAGATTAAGAACCTACGTGCAGAACTTTTAAATTTTGCATCGCTCATTGAGCTTGAGCTCGATTTCTCTGAAGAAGATGTAGAATTTGCAGATCGCACTCAGTTTAATGACCTTCTAACACGCATTCAAAAAGTATTAAAAAGCCTAATAGATTCCTTTGCGGTAGGAAACGTAATAAAAAATGGAATTCCCGTCGCCATTGTTGGGGAACCTAATGTTGGGAAATCCACCTTGCTAAACACTTTTCTTAACGAAGAACGTGCGTTGGTTTCGGACATAGCCGGAACCACCCGTGACACCATTGAGGATGAAATTGCTATTGGGGGAATCAGTTTTCGGTTTATAGATACGGCCGGTATCCGCGAAACCAAAGACGTAGTTGAAGGTATGGGCATCAAAAGAACATTTGAAAAAATTGAACAATCTCAGGTAATCTTGCTCTTGGTAGATGGTTCTAAGATTTTAGAAGATAGCGAGAAGCTAAAAAATATCACTATCGACTTTGAAAAAATAAAAAATAAAAATCCTTTAAAGCCACTTCTTCTATTGGTAAATAAGGCCGATACACTTTGTGATGCTGATAAAGAGGTTATCGCCCAACACCTAGATGCTGTAAATTATCTCTCTGCCAAAACAGGTGAAGGCGTAGAAGAACTCAAAAACAGCTTATTGGAATTTGTAAATACAGGAGCGCTTCGGAACAACGAAACTATTGTAACCAATTCTCGCCACTACGATTCATTGCTCAAAGCCCTAGAAGAAATTGAGAAAGTCCAATTTGGTATGGAAGAAGACCTCTCTAGCGACCTCATGGCTATTGATGTGCGTGAAGCACTATATCATTTAGGAGAAATTACAGGACAAGTGACCAATGATGAATTGTTGGGGAATATATTTGCTAATTTTTGTATCGGGAAGTAG
- a CDS encoding DUF4870 domain-containing protein codes for MEIINHNKTFEQNNQLLVIAHLSQFLTYVTGFGGLIVPLLLWLTTKDTVNGMDEHGKSIVNFQLTVLLITILSVPAILLFGLGILSLIFIGVVAFVIPIVNAVRASNGEKPSTFMTIPFIS; via the coding sequence ATGGAAATCATCAATCACAACAAAACATTTGAACAAAACAATCAATTGTTGGTAATTGCGCATTTATCGCAGTTTTTAACCTATGTAACCGGTTTTGGCGGTCTTATAGTTCCGCTATTATTGTGGCTTACAACAAAGGATACCGTAAACGGAATGGACGAGCACGGTAAGTCTATCGTAAACTTTCAGTTGACAGTGCTTCTCATTACTATTTTAAGTGTACCGGCCATATTACTTTTTGGCCTTGGTATCTTAAGCTTAATTTTTATAGGCGTAGTAGCTTTTGTAATTCCTATAGTAAATGCGGTGAGAGCTAGTAATGGCGAAAAACCGAGTACATTTATGACCATTCCTTTTATTTCTTAA
- the dnaN gene encoding DNA polymerase III subunit beta, translating into MKFIVSSTYLLKQLQVLGGVINNSNTLPILDNFLFDLDNNKLTVSASDLETTMSSVLDVDSDNQGTIAVPARLLLETLKTFPEQPLTFVVEDNNTVEISSNHGKYALAYADGAEFPKAVELANPSSTTLLGDILATAIDKTIFAAGNDDLRPVMSGVFFQFSTENLTFVATDAHKLVKYQRTDVTASQVAEFIMPKKPLTLLKGILAGSESDVVIEYNDSNAKFSFENTELICRLIDGKYPNYEAVIPKENPNVLSIARNQFLSSVKRVAIFSNKTTHQIRLKIAGAELNISAEDIDYSNKAEERLTCSYQGDDMQIGFNSRFLTEMLNNLNSDEVSLEMSLPNRAGILTPIDGLDEGENVTMLVMPVMLNS; encoded by the coding sequence ATGAAATTCATAGTATCCAGTACGTATCTCTTAAAGCAATTACAAGTTTTAGGTGGTGTTATCAACAATAGCAACACATTACCTATTCTAGACAATTTTCTATTTGACCTTGATAACAACAAATTAACGGTCTCTGCTTCTGATCTCGAAACTACAATGAGTTCAGTGCTAGATGTAGATTCTGATAACCAAGGTACTATTGCCGTTCCGGCTCGCCTTCTGTTAGAGACCCTTAAGACTTTTCCAGAGCAGCCCCTAACTTTTGTTGTTGAAGACAATAACACTGTAGAAATAAGCTCTAATCATGGTAAATATGCTTTGGCATACGCAGATGGTGCGGAATTCCCAAAAGCTGTTGAACTGGCCAATCCTAGTTCCACCACCCTCCTTGGAGATATCTTGGCAACCGCTATTGACAAAACCATATTTGCGGCCGGTAATGATGACCTTAGGCCTGTAATGAGCGGTGTGTTCTTTCAATTCTCTACAGAGAATCTAACTTTTGTAGCTACAGATGCTCACAAATTGGTAAAATACCAACGAACAGATGTTACCGCTTCACAAGTTGCTGAATTCATAATGCCTAAAAAGCCTTTAACTCTTTTGAAAGGAATTTTAGCAGGCAGTGAGTCTGATGTAGTTATTGAATACAATGATAGTAACGCTAAATTCAGTTTTGAGAATACGGAACTTATCTGTCGTTTAATAGACGGTAAATATCCAAATTACGAAGCAGTAATTCCTAAAGAGAATCCAAATGTACTTTCTATTGCTAGAAATCAATTTTTGAGCTCCGTAAAAAGGGTTGCTATTTTCTCTAACAAAACTACCCACCAGATACGTTTAAAAATTGCTGGTGCAGAACTTAATATTTCTGCAGAAGATATTGATTATAGTAATAAAGCCGAAGAACGTTTGACTTGTTCCTACCAAGGCGATGATATGCAGATAGGTTTTAACTCTCGTTTCCTAACCGAAATGCTGAATAACCTTAACTCTGATGAGGTTTCATTGGAAATGAGCTTACCTAACAGAGCGGGCATCCTTACTCCTATTGATGGGCTTGATGAAGGCGAAAATGTAACCATGCTTGTAATGCCGGTTATGCTGAACAGCTAA
- a CDS encoding SAM hydrolase/SAM-dependent halogenase family protein encodes MNPIITLTTDFGLKDYFVGTLKGTIYKELSDARIVDISHNISPFNIQECAYILKNSYEHFPEGTVHIVGVDSEPTPENQHVAVLVNGHYFISANNGVIGLITSEIEPEKVVELNIPNPSHGSFPVLDVFVQVACHIARGGTLEVVGKPFDQLKDLREFSPTVMDNGTKIIGSVIYIDAYGNVVTNINRNFFEAYRKGRDFEITARTTKFTKIHNKYSDIINFDLDKSQRKGAGDRLALFNSANYIQLAIYKSDLNTVGGASTLLGLDFRDTVTITFS; translated from the coding sequence ATGAATCCAATTATAACGCTAACCACAGATTTTGGCCTTAAAGACTACTTTGTTGGCACCCTAAAGGGAACCATCTACAAGGAGCTTAGTGATGCCAGAATAGTTGATATCTCTCATAATATAAGTCCCTTCAATATTCAAGAATGCGCTTATATTCTCAAGAATTCATATGAACACTTTCCTGAAGGTACGGTACATATTGTTGGTGTAGATTCAGAACCAACTCCGGAAAACCAACATGTAGCCGTATTAGTAAACGGCCATTATTTTATTAGTGCTAATAATGGTGTTATAGGCTTAATTACCAGTGAAATTGAGCCAGAAAAGGTGGTGGAACTGAATATCCCCAACCCTAGTCATGGATCATTCCCTGTTTTGGATGTTTTTGTACAAGTTGCTTGCCATATTGCCCGCGGCGGCACTTTAGAGGTGGTAGGAAAACCCTTTGACCAACTCAAGGACCTACGTGAATTTTCACCTACTGTAATGGATAACGGAACCAAAATAATAGGTAGTGTTATTTATATTGATGCCTATGGGAATGTTGTGACCAATATTAATAGAAACTTTTTTGAAGCTTATCGTAAGGGACGGGATTTTGAAATTACCGCTCGCACAACCAAATTCACAAAAATTCATAATAAGTATAGTGATATCATCAACTTTGACTTGGATAAAAGTCAGCGTAAAGGAGCGGGAGACCGATTAGCTCTCTTCAACAGTGCTAATTACATTCAACTGGCAATCTACAAGAGCGACCTAAATACCGTAGGCGGAGCCTCTACCCTATTAGGTCTTGATTTTAGAGATACGGTTACCATCACTTTCTCTTAG
- a CDS encoding PhoH family protein translates to MNELIIELTEISPREFFGQQNENIDLLKKYFPKLKIVARGSKIKVYGDEELLEEFERRFDMITDHFGKYNKLDENVIERVLTSNISTDYETPESSDETLVHGVNGRLIKPQTLNQRRLVAAAKKNDMVFAIGPAGTGKTYTGVALAVKALKEKQVRRIILTRPAVEAGENLGFLPGDLKEKLDPYMQPIYDALRDMIPAEKLTHLIENDIIQIAPLAFMRGRTLDNAFVILDEAQNTTHAQMKMFLTRMGKNAKFMITGDPGQIDLPRRMISGLKEALLILKDTEGIEIIYLDDKDVVRHKLVKKVIDAYKNIEHQN, encoded by the coding sequence TTGAACGAACTCATAATAGAACTTACCGAGATTAGCCCGAGAGAATTTTTTGGGCAACAAAATGAAAATATCGACCTGCTTAAAAAGTATTTTCCAAAATTGAAAATCGTAGCACGGGGAAGTAAAATAAAAGTCTACGGAGACGAAGAACTCTTAGAGGAATTCGAACGTCGTTTTGACATGATCACCGATCATTTTGGAAAGTATAATAAACTAGATGAGAATGTCATCGAAAGGGTATTGACCAGTAATATATCTACGGATTACGAGACGCCCGAAAGCAGTGATGAAACTTTGGTGCATGGCGTTAACGGAAGGTTGATAAAACCGCAAACCTTAAACCAGCGCAGGCTGGTTGCCGCTGCTAAGAAAAATGATATGGTTTTTGCTATAGGACCAGCTGGTACGGGCAAAACGTACACAGGGGTTGCTCTTGCGGTTAAAGCACTGAAAGAAAAGCAAGTACGACGTATTATCTTAACAAGACCTGCGGTAGAGGCCGGAGAGAATTTAGGGTTTTTGCCAGGAGATTTAAAAGAAAAGCTAGATCCGTATATGCAACCCATATATGATGCGCTACGAGATATGATTCCCGCAGAAAAATTAACGCATTTAATTGAGAATGATATCATTCAAATTGCTCCGTTGGCTTTTATGCGTGGCCGTACCTTAGATAACGCCTTTGTTATCTTGGACGAAGCACAAAATACCACGCACGCGCAGATGAAAATGTTTCTAACGCGTATGGGTAAGAATGCCAAGTTTATGATAACGGGTGATCCGGGTCAGATAGATTTGCCAAGAAGAATGATTTCAGGTCTTAAAGAGGCGCTTCTAATTCTCAAGGATACAGAAGGTATTGAGATTATATACTTAGATGATAAAGATGTAGTACGTCATAAACTAGTGAAGAAAGTTATTGATGCTTATAAAAATATAGAACACCAGAATTAA
- a CDS encoding phosphoribosylaminoimidazolesuccinocarboxamide synthase yields MSSTITDTNFEFPGQKSVYKGKVREVYELDNGVLVMVATDRLSAFDVVMPKGIPYKGQILNQIATKMMEATKDIVPNWLMATPDPNVAVGHACEPFKVEMVIRGYQSGHAAREYKLGKRVLCGVAMPEGMKENDKFPEPIITPATKAEMGDHDEDISKEDILKRGIVSKDDYEVLEKYTRALFERGTQIAAERGLILVDTKYEFGKTKDGKIVLIDEIHTPDSSRYFYADTYKELQDKDEPQKQLSKEFVRQWLIQNGFQGLEGQTLPEMTDAYVESVSERYIELYENITGETFVKADISDIQNRIEGNVLNYLKG; encoded by the coding sequence ATGAGCAGCACCATTACAGATACAAATTTTGAATTTCCGGGCCAGAAAAGTGTTTACAAAGGCAAGGTGCGTGAAGTATATGAACTTGATAATGGCGTATTGGTTATGGTTGCCACAGACCGTCTATCGGCTTTTGATGTGGTGATGCCAAAGGGTATTCCGTACAAAGGGCAAATTTTGAATCAGATAGCTACCAAAATGATGGAAGCTACTAAGGATATTGTTCCTAATTGGCTAATGGCTACACCCGACCCAAATGTTGCGGTAGGGCATGCCTGCGAGCCTTTTAAGGTGGAAATGGTCATTAGAGGGTATCAGTCTGGTCATGCGGCCCGTGAGTACAAATTAGGTAAGCGTGTACTGTGTGGTGTGGCTATGCCAGAAGGGATGAAGGAAAACGATAAATTTCCCGAGCCTATTATTACACCAGCCACCAAGGCAGAAATGGGTGATCATGATGAGGATATTTCCAAAGAAGATATACTTAAAAGAGGTATTGTTTCTAAGGATGATTACGAAGTATTAGAGAAATATACAAGAGCTCTTTTTGAAAGAGGGACTCAGATTGCTGCAGAAAGAGGTCTTATTCTAGTGGATACCAAATATGAATTTGGAAAGACTAAAGACGGCAAGATAGTTTTGATAGACGAGATACATACGCCAGATTCTTCTCGTTATTTTTATGCGGATACGTATAAAGAGTTACAGGATAAAGACGAGCCTCAGAAGCAATTATCTAAAGAATTTGTGCGTCAATGGTTAATTCAAAATGGCTTTCAAGGTTTGGAAGGACAGACTTTGCCCGAGATGACAGATGCTTATGTAGAATCGGTTTCGGAACGCTATATTGAACTTTATGAAAATATTACTGGCGAAACTTTTGTGAAAGCAGATATATCTGATATACAGAATCGTATAGAGGGTAATGTGCTTAATTACTTAAAGGGTTAA
- a CDS encoding 3'-5' exonuclease, whose protein sequence is MDFFKKKRKKNYPDFWLEYEAKFEKKVDYTISEIRFVVFDTETTGFDYDADRILSIGALSIKNNSIPINDSFEVFLYQHFYHAKNIEIHGILQEERQERITELEALIKFLEYIGDSVLVAHHAGFDRNMINHALNRHGMPNLKNKFLDTSVLYKRTLIKSPLLQVKPQYSLDELAEKFDITKKDRHTALGDAYITAIAFIKIVQRLKTKKNFSAKKLLK, encoded by the coding sequence ATGGATTTCTTCAAAAAAAAGCGAAAAAAAAACTATCCTGATTTTTGGTTAGAATACGAAGCAAAGTTCGAAAAGAAGGTAGATTACACCATTTCCGAAATACGTTTTGTTGTATTTGATACAGAAACCACAGGTTTTGATTATGATGCAGACCGCATATTGTCCATTGGTGCCCTGTCCATAAAGAACAACAGTATTCCCATAAACGATAGTTTTGAGGTCTTTCTTTACCAGCATTTTTACCATGCTAAGAACATAGAGATTCACGGAATTTTACAAGAAGAAAGGCAAGAACGAATTACCGAGCTTGAAGCATTGATTAAATTTCTAGAGTACATTGGGGATTCTGTATTGGTGGCCCATCATGCCGGTTTTGACCGAAACATGATCAATCACGCTTTGAACCGTCATGGAATGCCCAACCTGAAGAATAAATTTTTGGATACTTCTGTCCTTTACAAAAGAACCCTAATCAAATCTCCGCTTCTACAAGTAAAGCCACAATACTCTTTAGATGAACTGGCTGAAAAATTTGACATTACAAAAAAAGATCGCCACACCGCTTTGGGCGATGCCTATATTACTGCCATTGCTTTTATAAAAATTGTTCAGAGACTTAAAACAAAGAAGAATTTTTCAGCAAAAAAACTACTTAAATAG